A genome region from Manis pentadactyla isolate mManPen7 chromosome 5, mManPen7.hap1, whole genome shotgun sequence includes the following:
- the AURKA gene encoding aurora kinase A yields MDRSKDNCISGPVKTTVLLGDGPKRVPATPQFASQKPLSANSGQAQRVLCPLNSSQRVPSQAQKLISSHKPVQNLKQKQLQATGVPRPVSRPLNNTQKSEQPQPSAPGNNSEKELVSKQKNEESKKRQWALEDFEIGRPLGKGKFGNVYLAREKQSKFILALKVLFKVQLEKAGVEHQLRREVEIQSHLRHPNILRLYGYFHDATRVYLILEYAPLGAVYRELQKLSKFDEQRTATYITELADALSYCHSKRVIHRDIKPENLLLGSSGELKIADFGWSVHAPSSRRTTLCGTLDYLPPEMIEGRMHDEKVDLWSLGVLCYEFLVGKPPFETSTYQETYKRISRVEFTFPDFVPEGARDLISRLLKHNPSQRPTLKEVLEHPWIMANSSKTSSSQNKESTSKQS; encoded by the exons ATGGACAGATCTAAAGACAACTGCATTTCAGGGCCTGTTAAG ACTACAGTTCTACTAGGTGATGGTCCAAAACGGGTTCCGGCGACTCCTCAATTTGCTTCTCAGAAGccgttatctgcaaatagtggccaGGCCCAGCGGGTCTTGTGTCCTTTGAATTCCTCCCAGCGAGTTCCTTCACAAGCACAAAAGCTTATCTCCAGCCACAAACCGGTTCAGAATCTGAAGCAGAAGCAGTTGCAGGCAACCGGTGTCCCTCGTCCTGTCTCTAGGCCTCTGAATAATACCCAGAAGAGTGAGCAGCCCCAGCCATCAGCCCCTG GAAATAATTCTGAAAAGGAACTGGtgtcaaaacagaaaaatgaagaatCCAAAAA AAGGCAATGGGCTTTGGAAGACTTTGAAATTGGCCGCCCGCTGGGTAAAGGAAAGTTTGGTAATGTTTATTTGGcgagagaaaaacaaagcaagtttATCTTGGCTCTTAAAGTATTATTTAAAGTTCAGTTGGAGAAAGCAGGAGTTGAACATCAGCTGAGAAGAGAAGTAGAAATACAATCCCACCTTAG GCATCCAAATATTCTCAGACTGTATGGTTATTTCCATGATGCCACCAGAGTTTACCTAATTCTAGAATATGCACCTCTTGGCGCCGTCTATAGGGAACTTCAGAAACTGTCAAAATTTGATGAGCAGAGAACTGCTACC tatatcACAGAATTGGCAGATGCCCTGTCTTATTGTCATTCAAAGAGAGTTATTCATAGAGACATAAAGCCAGAGAACCTGCTCCTTGGATCATCTGGAGAGCTTAAGATTGCAGATTTTGGGTGGTCGGTACATGCCCCATCCTCCAG GCGGACTACCTTGTGTGGTACCCTGGACTACTTGCCCCCCGAGATGATCGAGGGCCGGATGCACGATGAGAAGGTAGACCTCTGGAGCCTTGGGGTCCTTTGCTATGAATTTTTAGTTGGGAAGCCTCCTTTTGAGACAAGCACATACCAAGAGACCTACAAGAGAATATCGCGG GTTGAATTCACATTCCCTGACTTTGTACCAGAGGGAGCCAGGGATCTCATTTCAAGACTGTTGAAGCATAATCCCAGCCAAAGGCCTACTCTCAAAGAAGTACTTGAACACCCCTGGATTATGGCAAATTCATCAAAAACCTCAAGTAGCCAAAACAAAGAATCAACTAGCAAACAATCTTAG
- the CSTF1 gene encoding cleavage stimulation factor subunit 1 isoform X1: MSVRSERSIGQDSRLHFSRRERETRRTGLAAGRETVFLLSKMYRTKVGLKDRQQLYKLIISQLLYDGYISIANGLINEIKPQSVCAPSEQLLHLIKLGMENDDTAVQYAIGRSDTVAPGTGIDLEFDADVQTMSPEASEYETCYVTSHKGPCRVATYSRDGQLIATGSADASIKILDTERMLAKSAMPIEVMMNETAQQNMENHPVIRTLYDHVDEVTCLAFHPTEQILASGSRDYTLKLFDYSKPSAKRAFKYIQEAEMLRSISFHPSGDFILVGTQHPTLRLYDINTFQCFVSCNPQDQHTDAICSVNYNPSANMYVTGSKDGCIKLWDGVSNRCITTFEKAHDGAEVCSAIFSKNSKYILSSGKDSVAKLWEISTGRTLVRYTGAGLSGRQVHRTQAVFNHTEDYVLLPDERTISLCCWDSRTAERRNLLSLGHNNIVRCIVHSPTNPGFMTCSDDFRARFWYRRSTTD, translated from the exons ATGAGCGTGCGCTCCGAGCGCTCGATCGGGCAGGATTCGCGCCTCCATTTTTCTAGGAGAGAGCGGGAGACCAGGAGAACCGGACTTGCGG CTGGCAGGGAAACTGTCTTCCTCTTGTCCAAGATGTACAGAACCAAAGTGGGCTTGAAGGACCGCCAGCAGCTCTACAAGCTGATCATCAGCCAGCTGCTCTATGACGGCTACATCAGCATTGCTAATGGTCTCATCAATGAAATCAAGCCTCAGTCTGTCTGTGCACCCTCGGAGCAACTCCTGCATCTCATCAAACTAG GAATGGAAAACGATGATACTGCGGTTCAGTATGCAATTGGTCGTTCAGATACAGTTGCCCCTGGCACAGGAATTGACCTGGAATTTGATGCAGATGTCCAGACTATGTCCCCAGAGGCTTCGGAGTATGAAACATGCTATGTCACATCCCATAAAGGACCATGCCGTGTAGCTACCTACAGTAGAGATGGACAGTTAATAGCTACTGGATCTGCCGATGCTTCCATAAAGATACTGGATACAGAAAGAATGTTGGCCAAGAGTGCCATGCCGATAGAG GTTATGATGAATGAGACTGCACAGCAGAATATGGAAAACCACCCAGTGATCAGAACTCTGTATGACCATGTGGATGAAGTCACATGTCTCGCCTTCCACCCAACAGAACAGATCCTTGCCTCTGGTTCAAGGGATTATACTCTTAAATTATTTGATTATTCCAAACCTTCTGCAAAAAGAGCCTTCAAATACATTCAG GAAGCTGAGATGTTACGGTCCATCTCTTTTCATCCTTCTGGAGACTTTATACTTGTGGGGACTCAGCATCCTACTCTTCGGCTTTATGATATCAACACATTTCAATGTTTTGTCTCTTGCAATCCTCAAGATCAGCACACCGATGCTATATGTTCCGTTAATTATAATCCTAGTGCCAATATGTATGTAACTGGTAGCAAGGACGGCTGCATCAAATTATGGGATGGTGTTTCAAATCGATGCATCACAACTTTTGAGAAAGCACATGACGGTGCTGAAGTTTGTTCTGCCATTTTTTCCAAAAATTCTAAATACATTCTCTCAAGTGGAAAAGACTCTGTAGCTAAACTTTGGGAGATATCTACAGGACGGACGCTGGTCAGATACACGG GTGCTGGCTTGAGCGGGCGGCAGGTGCACCGGACGCAGGCCGTCTTCAACCACACCGAGGACTACGTGCTGCTGCCGGACGAAAGGACCATCAGCCTCTGCTGCTGGGACTCAAGGACAGCGGAGCGCCGAAATCTGCTCTCTCTGGGCCACAACAACATCGTGCGCTGTATAGTGCACTCGCCCACCAACCCCGGCTTCATGACGTGCAGTGATGACTTCAGGGCACGGTTTTGGTACCGGAGATCCACCACAGACTAG
- the CSTF1 gene encoding cleavage stimulation factor subunit 1 isoform X2: protein MYRTKVGLKDRQQLYKLIISQLLYDGYISIANGLINEIKPQSVCAPSEQLLHLIKLGMENDDTAVQYAIGRSDTVAPGTGIDLEFDADVQTMSPEASEYETCYVTSHKGPCRVATYSRDGQLIATGSADASIKILDTERMLAKSAMPIEVMMNETAQQNMENHPVIRTLYDHVDEVTCLAFHPTEQILASGSRDYTLKLFDYSKPSAKRAFKYIQEAEMLRSISFHPSGDFILVGTQHPTLRLYDINTFQCFVSCNPQDQHTDAICSVNYNPSANMYVTGSKDGCIKLWDGVSNRCITTFEKAHDGAEVCSAIFSKNSKYILSSGKDSVAKLWEISTGRTLVRYTGAGLSGRQVHRTQAVFNHTEDYVLLPDERTISLCCWDSRTAERRNLLSLGHNNIVRCIVHSPTNPGFMTCSDDFRARFWYRRSTTD, encoded by the exons ATGTACAGAACCAAAGTGGGCTTGAAGGACCGCCAGCAGCTCTACAAGCTGATCATCAGCCAGCTGCTCTATGACGGCTACATCAGCATTGCTAATGGTCTCATCAATGAAATCAAGCCTCAGTCTGTCTGTGCACCCTCGGAGCAACTCCTGCATCTCATCAAACTAG GAATGGAAAACGATGATACTGCGGTTCAGTATGCAATTGGTCGTTCAGATACAGTTGCCCCTGGCACAGGAATTGACCTGGAATTTGATGCAGATGTCCAGACTATGTCCCCAGAGGCTTCGGAGTATGAAACATGCTATGTCACATCCCATAAAGGACCATGCCGTGTAGCTACCTACAGTAGAGATGGACAGTTAATAGCTACTGGATCTGCCGATGCTTCCATAAAGATACTGGATACAGAAAGAATGTTGGCCAAGAGTGCCATGCCGATAGAG GTTATGATGAATGAGACTGCACAGCAGAATATGGAAAACCACCCAGTGATCAGAACTCTGTATGACCATGTGGATGAAGTCACATGTCTCGCCTTCCACCCAACAGAACAGATCCTTGCCTCTGGTTCAAGGGATTATACTCTTAAATTATTTGATTATTCCAAACCTTCTGCAAAAAGAGCCTTCAAATACATTCAG GAAGCTGAGATGTTACGGTCCATCTCTTTTCATCCTTCTGGAGACTTTATACTTGTGGGGACTCAGCATCCTACTCTTCGGCTTTATGATATCAACACATTTCAATGTTTTGTCTCTTGCAATCCTCAAGATCAGCACACCGATGCTATATGTTCCGTTAATTATAATCCTAGTGCCAATATGTATGTAACTGGTAGCAAGGACGGCTGCATCAAATTATGGGATGGTGTTTCAAATCGATGCATCACAACTTTTGAGAAAGCACATGACGGTGCTGAAGTTTGTTCTGCCATTTTTTCCAAAAATTCTAAATACATTCTCTCAAGTGGAAAAGACTCTGTAGCTAAACTTTGGGAGATATCTACAGGACGGACGCTGGTCAGATACACGG GTGCTGGCTTGAGCGGGCGGCAGGTGCACCGGACGCAGGCCGTCTTCAACCACACCGAGGACTACGTGCTGCTGCCGGACGAAAGGACCATCAGCCTCTGCTGCTGGGACTCAAGGACAGCGGAGCGCCGAAATCTGCTCTCTCTGGGCCACAACAACATCGTGCGCTGTATAGTGCACTCGCCCACCAACCCCGGCTTCATGACGTGCAGTGATGACTTCAGGGCACGGTTTTGGTACCGGAGATCCACCACAGACTAG